Proteins from a single region of Abyssalbus ytuae:
- the rpsF gene encoding 30S ribosomal protein S6 — protein MNHYETVFILNPVLSEAQIKETVKKFEDFLISKGAEFVSKEDWGLKKLAYPIQNKKSGFYHLFEFKVAGEAIDPFEVEFRRDERVMRYLTVKLDKHAIAWAEKRRKKLNEKA, from the coding sequence ATGAATCATTACGAAACTGTTTTCATTCTTAATCCCGTTTTATCTGAAGCACAGATAAAGGAAACAGTTAAGAAGTTCGAAGATTTCTTAATTTCTAAAGGGGCTGAGTTTGTATCTAAAGAAGATTGGGGGCTTAAAAAATTAGCTTATCCAATCCAAAACAAAAAAAGTGGTTTTTATCACTTATTTGAATTTAAAGTAGCCGGAGAAGCAATTGATCCGTTTGAAGTTGAGTTCAGACGCGATGAGCGTGTAATGCGCTATTTAACTGTTAAGTTAGATAAGCACGCTATTGCATGGGCAGAAAAAAGAAGAAAAAAACTTAACGAAAAAGCTTAA
- the rpsR gene encoding 30S ribosomal protein S18: protein MSTSIEQQAKGKKDGEIRYLTPLNIETNKTKKYCRFKKSGIKYIDYKDPDFLLKFVNEQGKILPRRLTGTSLKYQRKVSTAIKRARHLALMPYVADLLK, encoded by the coding sequence ATGTCTACATCTATCGAACAACAGGCAAAAGGAAAAAAAGACGGTGAAATTAGATATCTTACTCCGTTAAATATAGAAACAAACAAGACAAAAAAATATTGTCGATTTAAAAAGTCAGGTATTAAATATATAGATTATAAAGATCCTGATTTCTTATTAAAGTTTGTGAATGAGCAAGGTAAAATTTTACCAAGGAGATTAACAGGAACGTCATTAAAGTATCAAAGAAAAGTGTCTACAGCTATTAAAAGAGCACGTCACTTAGCTTTAATGCCATATGTAGCTGA
- a CDS encoding LytR/AlgR family response regulator transcription factor — translation MKMNCIIVDDSTLQRMSVAKLIKNHTSLNLVAEYSNAIEAKNGLKNEKVDLIFLDVEMPIVSGFDLLESLNEPPQVILVTGKAEYAVKAFDYDVTDYLQKPITTERFDSAIKRAMDKFKLVNSSKEDDDHIFVKSNLKKRKVYLNEINWVEALGDYIKLVTDEANIVVLSTMKAFEKELPAERFLRIHKSYIVNLGKVDKFNSKNVEINGKQIPLSRNKKQELAEALSNV, via the coding sequence ATGAAAATGAATTGTATAATAGTAGATGACTCAACTTTACAACGCATGTCAGTTGCAAAACTCATTAAAAATCATACTTCATTAAATTTGGTGGCGGAGTATAGCAATGCAATTGAAGCCAAAAACGGATTAAAAAATGAAAAGGTGGACCTCATCTTTCTGGATGTGGAAATGCCTATTGTTAGCGGGTTTGATCTTTTGGAATCTTTAAATGAACCGCCTCAGGTAATTCTTGTTACCGGAAAAGCAGAATATGCAGTGAAAGCTTTTGACTATGATGTAACGGATTATTTACAAAAACCTATTACTACCGAACGATTTGATTCTGCGATTAAAAGAGCAATGGATAAATTTAAACTGGTAAACAGCTCTAAAGAAGATGATGATCATATTTTTGTGAAAAGCAACCTTAAAAAAAGAAAAGTTTATTTAAATGAAATAAACTGGGTTGAAGCCCTGGGGGATTATATAAAACTCGTTACTGATGAAGCAAATATAGTAGTTTTGTCAACCATGAAAGCTTTTGAAAAGGAATTACCGGCTGAAAGATTTTTACGAATACATAAATCTTACATTGTTAATCTCGGGAAAGTAGATAAATTTAACAGTAAGAATGTTGAAATAAATGGTAAACAAATACCTTTAAGCAGAAATAAAAAACAAGAGTTGGCAGAAGCTTTGAGCAATGTTTAG